GAAAGATTGTGACCGAAGATTTCTTGTGGCACACCCGTGGCCCGAAACGTGGCGAACCACGGGGTTTCGCTTTTATCCAGTATAGCACAAAAGAGGTACAGAGATGACATTCTTTTGttatactttcacattcaaacaaTTCCTGATTTCCATTATTAAAGTGAGAATGCAGGAAGCTAAATTAGCCAAGGAGAAAATGCATGGGAAGTTAGCTTGCGGCCGGCCATTAGTTGTTCGTCTTGCGAGTGAGAGATACGCGCTGGAAACAGCAGATAGCTCTAAAAAAGCAACAGGTGAAGGGCACAAGTTGCATCTCACTAGTGGCTCGGGACAGACAAGTCGTAGTGCGAAAATAGCCGCAATAAAGAACAAGCTGAAGTCTTTAGAGGAGGATAACTCTAAGATCAAGAAACAGAAGAAGGGTGACAATATATCTTGAATCAATAGTGTTATTGTACAATATGTTGAATTAGGGTGAAATTCAGAAACTTATAATATTGAATGTCACGAAGTTGTTAGTAACACCATTTAATTgcaattcatatatattttcatttagctcttttttttctttcttttcaacttAGATATGAAGCAAAAGTTGGAACTTTGTGTAAattcttttttactttaaaattatgtatTGATTGAGTTATCTAATTTGAGGTGGAAACTGGAGTCTTAATTATAAATGGAATGGACTGTTGCTTTTCTGAATGTAAAAATGAAATGGGAAGGATTTAGTTGAGCTTACAAATTCAGTGTAATGGATGgcttatgttatgttattttatttattattgggcTGAACTCTAGATTACTAGAGttgtttttttctctaaaattccACGTTTTTCATTCACAATTGAGTACAtggattatatatttaatagtataaatgaaattattatgaatttatgatatCTTTGAATTTGTGGTATAAAGTGGAATGAAGTAGCCCTTTTATTCGAATTTTTTTTGGATTGAAGTAGAATAAGGTAGCATCCATTTTTTAAAAGCTAGTTAATCCATCCcggtaaaaaaaaatcttttaatttcACTATGTTTATATCACAAATTTAAACATACCCTAGTTAATCCTTGAAGTGATTGTGATCTAAAGTAGTTAGAGACATTTTTTAAGGTTAAATTTTGAAGTTAGGAGGGAGGTGCAATCGAGGATAATTCATCACTTTATATCAGTTGTGTAAACTGATTCCGAAAAAGTAGATTAAGTGTGTGtctaaaaaatgtttttaatacattaatattactaagataatttattttttcactaATCCACAGTAATTAggatcttttaaatttaatagacGCTCCAAAATTTCCCTATAAATTAGATCTTGTGAGACTGTTATAGACTAATTTTCCGAGTCAATGATATGATGtctaactatttttaaataagattgAGCTACAAACATCATGTTTATACCACCAAGATAATGTTTCTACTTTCTAATCATATTATTTGAACAATTAAGCATTTTTTTAGTTAAGCGTGAAGTTTCAATACTTCAAAATATTCTTTTGAAATAAGAGTGTAAGAAAGTTAGctacattcaattatttttttttatatacatataattgATGGAATTTCGAATGGAGTtgtatttctaatttttttcgtGGGAGACTATCAAAACAGATatagttaaatattataaaaatattattgtgtagttccaataaataaagaatttagTTTGCACACATTGTTGTTTGTCTAAATTTTTTACACTTCAATCACATCTCACTATTTAAGTATTTATGCagatattttataaacaatGTCAAAATCACATTATAGAGtaatttgattatatatatgggtaaaatatattattattattattattattattattattattattattattattattattattattattattattttctgtATCTTGGCCATGTATAAATAACCAACTCCCCAAACTtgaaaagagtaaaaaaaagattataaataattattctttccaaataaaagaaaaatgtaaataatttttactcaTGGAAGTATCTTGCAATTGAATagttacaaaataaaaagaaggataatcgtagataaaaaaaaaattaaaatgaatagcCACAAAACTCGTAATTTTAAgtcacaaatataaataaataacctACTCTCACTTTATTTAATGATTCCTATTTTAAACtcgtaattttatttttgtttataatcaaGACTGTAGTTGTATCTCTACAATTTTATCACTCTGTTCTTAATCATTATCTTcaaatataaacttaaaaaaaaaattatagatgaaatattatatatatagtcaTTTAAGTTACatgaaaataacaaattaattatttatcttttttttaaaaaaaaaaataaggttttatatatttttcttttggagTCAAGTTCGtcatttatgtttgtaaatgtTTAATGATCCTAATTTTAAACATGTAAAGaattatttatgtttgtaaatgtAAAGAATTTGAGTGAGATGTATTTTAAggttattgaaattaaacacaaaattctcttaatctatattataaaatcacataaaaatttgttatatataataacaaagtTCATAGTCCAGTTTTAAAAATCTTTAACTAAAAATCATTGAATGAATTCAAATCTAAAAATAGTTcaacattataatttttataaactaacttgataaaaaaaattaataaaattaaaagatcaatttgatatttttgtacaacttaaaagactaataaatatattttgcctaaattatattactaaatacattctacttttttatttatttgaagtatTCATAATAAATGGACTACTTTTTATGGTCCATTtgattaatacaaaatataagaaacaaaacaagataACAATATAATTCTTCATATCTAAATTTACTGTTTGATGAGTCAACACAATATAACAAATTTATCATGAAAGTTATCATATTCATGtctctttaattaaaatatttatccatgataagataaaaaaataatttatttatctctataaaatataacttaagacaaaaatttgaaacctataaaatataaaaagaacaaaaacaaaaccttttttttataataataaaaaaagaatatggtATTAAACTATATAGACtcgtttgtttaagattttaaaaaaaaaattatagtattttatctttttgttataacatttttaaaataaaattttaaaaataaagctttaaataaaaaattagtttaaatagtttatcttaaaatatgattttaagtatttcatctattttctataattttttttagataataaaatttaaaaagatgaaaagcaattttgagaagtttttcataaaaatcatttttaaaatatactttttttaaaaagaaaaatctgatttttattatgttaaaatctttaataatgaatatctaagttattgaatgtcaaaattattattttttaattggtaacaaatgaatctaaaaaacttatactattttaaagtaaattttcataaaaatcatttttaaaattgcaaagtaaaaatcacttttttaaaatcttaaacaaatagGTAAATAcgacttaaaaataattttggtaatttatattttttaccaAATATTCGTTGtggtcttttatctttttatttatttgttttaatactttatcttttataagtgaTGAATTTTACTCATTTTCATCATAACTCTTTcaaataactttataattattgtCTTGAACTTTTATGATCAAATCTTGGATGAATTGTAAAGTTATGAATGCGACCTTAATAAAAATGAGGTGAAAATATAGTGAACTCTAACCTCTGATAAATGCTCTTTGTTTCAAagagtttaaatatatttaaaagcatgcaaaaaatagtattttcaaatgcaaacattttatatgattaaattgatcTTTTTATAGAATATTATCCTCAATACACTTTGATAATTGTTAAAAGATATTCTAATAATTGatattactataatttttattatgattgtaacaaaaactaaataaataaataaaaatacacaatttaaaagataaatgatcaaagtaaataaaaataaaaataaatagtcaaAGATAAATTACTATTATATTTacgttaaaatatattaataattaatatttaaaaatatttacgtGATATGGAAAGgatgatttttcaatttataaaatattaaaaatttaaaaatcagttGATATAGAATATTTCAATGTTAATCTGTATGGCGTGTTTGTTTATTTATCTTTGAAAATGAGTCATATAAATTGATGAGGATAATAAGCCATTCAAAAACCCGAACCTTCAGAATCTACTTTCACCAATGGCTGTCCTAAAAACACCAGCTGTCACTGTTCTCTCTCCATCACGGCCAATAAAGTCATGCCACGTATCATTACGCCAACATTCTCTCCGCCACAATTCATGTCTGCTGCAGCCTCATCAAAAATGCActatcacaacaacaacaacctcgTATCTGTCGAAGGAATCTGGTTTAAGTCGAAGTGTTAATGTTGCGGTGAGGTCACAGCTGAGATATCCTATCATATCCCCTGATGATCATTGGGGTGTTTGGTCAACTATCTTTAGCATCGGCGCTTTTGGTCTCTggtaatttttattcattttcctAACTCCATTTCTATATGATTGCTTGAGAAAGTCTAGGAGAGTGTTTGGATTGGTGATATAATGTAGAATTGAGTCAAATAGAATATGATAGACTATTTAGATTTGGGTTTAGATAGTTTTTTAAGCTGAAAATTGATCATGAGTGTCAATCGTTAGAAATGTCAATCACTAATGTGAGATCATTAAAATTGTTTGACTTTTAGATATTCTTTTTTTGAGTCACACTCCTGATTGATTAtgatatttagataattttattttaaagtcaCACTTGATTATGATATATGAAGAGTAGTAGCTTCGGACAATTTCCGAAAGACCTCAAATTTATAGGacaccaaaaaataaatttatagtataaaaaaatatgtataaaaatattatatagtaaaaaaattatcaaagttGGAGGGATTGATGTCTCTTCTTCTCAAACTCTAGatctaaaattctaaatttataaatagttgatttCTTATAGTTGAATAAGTACAAAAAATATTGTACTCTTTTAGGAGTAAAAAAATGTTTGCCCTGTTCACATAGTTGGCTTAGTAGTCTTGTAGACCGATGGGAAAACTTCTTTTCATAAAACAGGGACATCCTTGAGAATTTGAGTGTACTATACAAAGTTTGAACTTGTATAAAAAGAATAGgacatcaaattcaaatttcaacaCCCCAATTCTCAGGGACGACACTATAGAGAGTATcctcaaattaatattatcttcgttactttttataagagacaattgaataacaaaaattaatgtattttgtctataatcaaatacatcaatgaCCAAATACATCAATCTTTGCTGATTTTAACAAAttgaattgattaaaaattttaatagacAATGAGAATTtcagaattttaaaattgaattagaTGAAAAGACTAATCCgatttactttgtgaaaacatttcGTGAAATCCAAGGTCGGAGAAGACTAAAATTGGGAGAATGGTGAGTGCTGCATTAGTGAGCACATTAGTTGGACTTGCAGCAAGTAATCTAGGAATTCTTCCTCATGATGCACCTGCATATTCCATTGTCTTGGAGTTTCTTTTACCACTTACTATTCCATTGCTATTGTTTGGAGCAAATTTGCACCAAGTGATTCGTTCGACTGGCACACTTCTCTTAGCTTTCTTACTCGGGACAGGTGattttatctatttatctaTCTAGCTATCTGTTTATCTATGATTTtctattgataaaaaaatagcgaaatttcacatttttctttttctttttccactCATATCTGTCTAATCTCTTTCGAGATGTTGGGATCTTTTTATCTCTTtctatgattttaaattgtaattgtGGTTATGCTGCGAACTTATATATTGTTCTAAATTACAGACAAATTCAGCTGCATTTGCAGTTGTGATGTTGCTGCGAAAACTTTTTAAATCGTTATATTGCAACCGTGGTTGCACTccgcaatttaaaactatgaatATCAAAGATTCACTACTCTTGCTACTTTTTGTGGTCTTTGAAGAATATATGGTTATCTCAAATGTCTTATTCATATAGATACTCTTATCAAGGAGTGAATTTCATGAACAAAGTTGTACTTAAATTGGAGACTTTATAATTGATTCTGATGTTGTGGATTGCAGTTGCTACTGTGGTTGGCACTCTAGTGGCATTTCTTTTGGTGCCTATGAGATCTCTTGGTCCTGACAACTGGAAAATAGCAGCAGCTCTCATGGGTAGCTATATTGGTGGATGTAAGTGCTTATACCAATTGCTATTATTTTTAGTTCTCTCATGAAGCTATAAAGAATAAGCTTTATGCTTAGTCCACGAAATAAGTTAACCAAATATAAACTAACATAGGGGATGAAGCATTTATATACATTGATTGAATACTTGATGCAACACCGACGCATCAAATTAAAGACGTGTATCCAATCACTGCtactttttcaaattattag
This region of Cicer arietinum cultivar CDC Frontier isolate Library 1 chromosome 8, Cicar.CDCFrontier_v2.0, whole genome shotgun sequence genomic DNA includes:
- the LOC101496931 gene encoding uncharacterized protein isoform X1, which codes for MDPNGSIDDKCENRLYIGNLDLRITEAALLKMFSPYGKIVTEDFLWHTRGPKRGEPRGFAFIQYSTKEEAKLAKEKMHGKLACGRPLVVRLASERYALETADSSKKATGEGHKLHLTSGSGQTSRSAKIAAIKNKLKSLEEDNSKIKKQKKGDNIS
- the LOC101496931 gene encoding uncharacterized protein isoform X2, with the protein product MFSPYGKIVTEDFLWHTRGPKRGEPRGFAFIQYSTKEEAKLAKEKMHGKLACGRPLVVRLASERYALETADSSKKATGEGHKLHLTSGSGQTSRSAKIAAIKNKLKSLEEDNSKIKKQKKGDNIS
- the LOC101496931 gene encoding uncharacterized protein isoform X3; this translates as MQEAKLAKEKMHGKLACGRPLVVRLASERYALETADSSKKATGEGHKLHLTSGSGQTSRSAKIAAIKNKLKSLEEDNSKIKKQKKGDNIS